From the genome of Tripterygium wilfordii isolate XIE 37 chromosome 6, ASM1340144v1, whole genome shotgun sequence:
GATTTTAAcaaaattactaaaaaaaaaagggatttggggattttgtaattttctagagtttagaattcattattcatatctaatggtagaaaaaaaagtaagataaattttaaaaattaaaaaaaatatataaatgtgaAATGATATAACACATTTTTCAAATCATTTGATTCAAATTGTatactctataattttaaactaATTACAaagcctccatatccaaaaaaaataaatatattgccTTATTTTCTCTCTCAGTTTTGCTCCTACACATATTCCGTAATTtcctagagtctacaattcattaTTCATATATAATGATagataaaaactaagataaaatttaaaaataaaaacaaacataaatgtGGTATGATATGATACATTTTTCAAATCATTTTATTCAAATTGTatactctacaattttaaacgaattacaGAGCCtctatatccaaaaaaaaagactgCCTTATTTCTCTCTCAGTTTTACTCCTACACATATGCGCATGACAtcatcaatttttaattttttttaaacgaaacttcaaaacgatttctctctcaaaatacatgacaaattttgaaaaaaattatttttcctaAATTAACGTGAAAAACTATTTTAAACAAAATCACTCATCGATATATTCTGAAATGAAAAATCGCAtaaatgaatttaatttatctgTACTGCAATAAATTTATCTGCAATGAAATGAATTTATCTACACTATGCATAATTTATTTATACTgcatataaatttgatttatctACTCtgcatatgaatttatttgCATTACATATAATTTACCTTCAATGCATTTAATTTTTCTGCATTGCATATGAATTTGATTTATCTGCATTGCACATAAATTTGAGTTATTTGTACAAATAGACAATAGACACACTAACAACGGAAACACAACTCCGatgcataaattgagcctaaatttGACCTTTAAAAATGTTTGAATCTTCAAAAATACAATAACCGTAATTCTATGGGTTTTTTTTAGTCTTCTTTCCAATGCCACAAAAATCGTGTCAATTGGAGTTAAAATGAGTGACTTATAACTGTCCGAACACACTGACATCAAACACACTGATGTCAAAAACACAACTCTAATATGCAAGTTTTGAGCCTCAATTTCACCTTAATATTATAATCTCTAAACCTTTATTAGAAACAATTATATGGGTTTTTTAGTCTTCTTTCCAATGCCACAAAAGTCGTCACAATTGGAAAtgaaacgagtgagttatggctGTCCGAACACACTGACGTCGAACATACTGTTGTAAAAAAACACAGTTCCAATGCATAAACTTTGAGTCtcgatttgacctttaaaatgtttgaatctCCAAATTGATATTTGATACAATGTTATGGATTTTTGAGTCCTCTTTCCAAAGCCAAAAAAATAGTTTCAATCGAaactcaaacgagtgagttatgactgtcCAATTACATTGACATTAGAAAATATATTAAACTGTTGAAATTTATAAGTAAAACAACAAGGGTTGAGGGTagaatgataataaaaaagttattttaaataaaataaatgtaatCCATTTATGGATCTTATGAGTTGAAAAAATTTAGAGTGGACCTATTGgaataaaagtttgatttgagGAACCTATTGCTAATTAACCCTATATTTTACAACATTTTATAAGTAGTCACTAAATGGATAAATTtccatatttttaaaattatgtaAAAACTATGcagtaaaaatattttaataaaaaataaaccccAAATATTATCTCCTATTTTAACCCTCAATTCATGTGGTACGTGAGATTTTTTTGACAACCGAGAACTACACCATACAAGCCAATTCATGTGGTATGTGAGATattctttttttgggtaaccgagAATGACATTATACAAATATTGCCCTATGAACATGTGGTATGATCCTAAATTTAGGTCATCAGCCCATGGGTACAGAAGGTCCCCACCTTACGACAGAGTAAATTGATCCAAAGCTCAACGCATGACTACAAAGGTATTACTCCCAGTGGGAATCAAACTCAGGACCTTCCAAACCCATATGAGTGATTTATCACTAAGTTATCACCAAGTGGTTGTGCATAGATATTGATTTATCATATATACAAAAATAGGACTTCTAAACATCCAATGCGCAAATTTAAACtgtcaataaaaaaagaaatggaaGAACAAGTATTTTTCCTAATAAAAATATAGTAAAATTATTTGCCTTTGAAAGTTTGTAGCATAGATGTTTGAATAATACTTGAGACCAAGGGACAAATCTCTCTTTTCAATCCAAGAAAGAGGAAGGCTCTGCCTAATACACTGGAAGACATGAGGTTCAATCTACATAAATATGATTTTCCTATTTTCAGCAAAAATGATAGCTATACTATGATTTACTTAGCTTTGTTTCCTCAGCTTCTAGTTGTCGTGTTTGATCTTTTTAGCTTCTTGCCCGTCTTTTGTACTGCTCTTAGGCCATCTTCAGATGCCCTATTGTTTCTTGTTTTGAACTTTTCTGATCTATACTGAACTGTTGCCTATAAAAATaggcaaaaaaaatatttgagaccCATTAAATATGACTCTCATTTTACCCtcaattaatattgagtatttGACGTTAATTGAACCTTCcatgtgtatttataatcaatcgCTATTTCACATGCATAAATTCGGGGATTTACGGTTCTCAACTTCTCATAATTAAATTCCAGcagcaattttcaattttaaatcTTTTCTCATtataaaatacccaaaaaaaaatccttaaacggcaatatcattgaaaaaaatgacTGCAATAACACGCTCCCTCAATCTCTAGATAGCAGATAGCATCCAGCTGTAAATTTCTTTGACATTTACTAGCTCAACATTGCCAAATgaggttaaaaaaaatacagaacTTGTGCCTGTCCACACAATCTATTATTTCTATCCCCTATAGGATACAACTTTAACTAATCGGGCACGGACACCTGCGACAGaaagaactatctagtccttgCGAGATAATGGATTAGCATGGAGGAACTCTGGATATCGCTCGGCCTTGGGTGCACCTCTGTTGTCCCAATACTCAACCGCGGCAGCACCAACTAATGAAGCCAGAGTAAGAGCCTGAGCGTGCAACCTGATTTTACCATCAGCACAGAAAAAATTAGCAAAGTGTAAGCGAACAAGACTTGAGCATAGCTACAAGgaaatataaaccctaaacccccatCTTCAGCGATGCTAGTGGGATAACTAACATATTTTGCCAAGGACTGCCCAGTGTACATTTTTTGACTTCCCTTTACATGTTCAACCATACAGGACCCCAAAAATATGCATAAAAGAATGACAGGAAAATAAAGCAAGCACAGCATCCTGCAATTTACCGTCATACTCGTAGCACAAACATATATCATTCGAGATCCCAGACTCATTATCAGTAAAGCAAATACAATGCCATATTCATAAAGCATACCACCCTCAAAGCTAAGAAAACCTGACATGTGTTATGAGAAGGTAAGGGTTTAGATATTCCACACACCCACCAAAAAGGGATTGAATGACGGTGATGCTTACAGGATCTCAACATTTTAAAGTTAGCTTCACAGCGTGATACAATCATCCAACATTCAAGTAACCAGTTTATCATGTATGCACAAAGCCCCTCAGGGCTACTGTTCTGGTTCAAAATAGATGTGCTACGATGCAATAAAATGCCAAGTCCCGCAGATAAAATTCATGAGTATATCACTATTCCAGATGGGTCAGCAATGTGGAACAAAATTCCTTAAAAATAATGAAGGACAAGtttcattaaaagaaaaaaaaagaaacaatgacCAGGTAGCAAGGAAACCATCTGAATATCACATGCCATCTTAATTACTTCAAACATAGAATACTGCTCATAAACTTGCACtacataaaaaatcaatgtTACAAAAGAGTACATAGATCATTCTATCAGAATGTGAAGAAACATTAGAGACAGTCACAATCACACATCACATACTCTTATGGATACAGATTACAGCTGGACTTCTACGTAGCCCTTATTTAAGTGCTTCTTAAACCACCAGATCCTTGGTTAAGAAATGGTTTTTAGCATCTGCCTACATTTAACTCAAACATTCTAAAACTCACCAAATCACGCATACCATGGTTGGTGTATAAAATTAAGCAAGTTTCACTAATGCATTCAACACATCACAGTTCaagatttatttcattttctctcttgattgttttAAGACCAAAAAAAGTTTGGCCCAGAGGGGCAGAGGGGAAATTTTTCAAAGCTCTTTAAAATACTTCCATTCATCCTTTTGTTGGTCTTACCTTTCCTCTCATACCAGATCCATGCCCCAAGCATTAAAAAATGCACACTATATCATTATAAAACCAGATTAGTGAACCCCTAAGGGCAAGCATAATGCAACAACCAACAAGTGTATGCCCTATACAGTTTGGCCATAACATACAACCCCAAATCAAGCGCAAAGGAAATAacaattgggttttttttttaaccaaacaaaatttttacaaaaaaaaaaagctcagatttcacaagaaaaagtcCTGTAATTCGGATTTCTTTACCTACATATTGGCTGGCCTAAGTATTGGAGTCCATTAGCAAGAAATTAAGGGCTGAAAATAAATCAAtgtcataaaaattaaaacaaacaaaatcctAAATTGCTTCTCATTTCCCCAAAATTTGGCAGCTAAAGAACAAGCCAAATTGGATTACCTTTTAAAATTGACTTCTGATACCTTACaacatataaataatttaaaacaaacataaatcTCGTACAAAATTAAGATAAAACCTAAACAAAATCATAGGGATGTAGACCGCAAGTTTACCTAGCATGGATGATCCTCACGCTGGTTTTCATACCAGGCTGTGACCAATTGTAGGCGATGGAACCCACAATACCGCTAAGCCATAGACACCCTTCATtgcaaaagggaaaaaaatccctaaaaattgagaaataaaaaaaaaaacacatgacaAGAACAGAAACGGAAGACGAACGTACCGACAGTTCTAAGCTTGTTGTCAACGACCCATTCCCTGACAGATTGAATCTTGGACTTTGATTCCGCCATGATTGAAAGTAAGAGAGAAATGCAGATGCAGGGTTTGTGGCTTTGTGCTCAAAATTGTACGAGAGGCGGTTCTCGTTTATAGCAAGCAATTTAGAATACAAAACCAAATTGGCAAGCTGTATTGGGAAAGTGTACCGCTGAATCATAGCCGGTTGTTCCTTCCCTCTGTCGTCCATTAAGTTTCCTGGAAAATGTTTTTGTCTATTTTTGTGAATGTAATtatctatttaattttttttattaattataaaaacaTATAAACAAGCCAACGGAGCAAAAAGATATTACTATCGATGAGAATACTATTTAAAAATTTATGAGTTCTTAATGTTTGAGTCAGACAAATTTAATAGGTTATATCTAAGCGGTTGTGcgtaataattttaatttttttataatgtaTTTTAGTAGTATAATTAAGTTTGGTTCattcgttaaaaaaaaaaaaaaaactcaagtaAATGAATGATatacaataaattttatttaaaaaattgagTTTTAATAGATACAGAAAAATTGGTAAAAAAGGAAATTTTTGGTGGatccaaacaagagaagaatttcttttcttttcttttttgagtatTTTGCAGAGTTTGGTGAGTT
Proteins encoded in this window:
- the LOC119999507 gene encoding uncharacterized protein LOC119999507 isoform X1, yielding MDDRGKEQPAMIQRYTFPIQLANLVLYSKLLAINENRLSYNFEHKATNPASAFLSYFQSWRNQSPRFNLSGNGSLTTSLELSVARSGSYSGFISWCCRG
- the LOC119999507 gene encoding uncharacterized protein LOC119999507 isoform X2; the protein is MAESKSKIQSVREWVVDNKLRTVGCLWLSGIVGSIAYNWSQPGMKTSVRIIHARLHAQALTLASLVGAAAVEYWDNRGAPKAERYPEFLHANPLSRKD